A genomic segment from Ochotona princeps isolate mOchPri1 chromosome 11, mOchPri1.hap1, whole genome shotgun sequence encodes:
- the GOLGA7 gene encoding golgin subfamily A member 7, producing MRPQQAPVSGKVFIQRDYSSGTRCQFQTKFPAELENRIDRQQFEETVRTLNNLYAEAEKLGGQSYLEGCLACLTAYTIFLCMETHYEKVLKKVSKYIQEQNEKIYAPQGLLLTDPIERGLRVIEITIYEDRGLSSGR from the exons ATGAGGCCGCAGCAGGCGCCGGTGTCCGGGAAAGTGTTCATTCAGCGAGACTACAGCAGTGGCACACGCTGCCAGTTCCAGACCAAGTTCCCTGCGGAGCTGGAGAACCGG ATTGATAGACAGCAGTTTGAAGAAACAGTCCGGACTCTGAATAACCTCTATGCAGAGGCCGAGAAGCTGGGGGGCCAGTCCTACCTTGAGGGCTGCCTGGCCTGTCTCACAGCCTACACCATCTTTTTATGCATGGAGACTCACTATGAGAAG GTTCTCAAGAAAGTCTCCAAGTACATTCAAGAGCAGAATGAGAAGATCTACGCTCCCCAAGGCCTCCTGCTGACAGACCCCATCGAGAGAGGACTTCGAGTT ATTGAAATTACCATTTATGAAGACAGAGGCCTGAGCAGTGGAAGATAA